From Pseudomonas sp. CCI4.2, one genomic window encodes:
- the rbsK gene encoding ribokinase has translation MQANVVVVGSLNMDLVTRAQRLPRAGETLAGESFTTVPGGKGANQAVAAARLGAHVAMVGCVGDDAYGEQLRAALLTEQIDCEAVTIATGVSSGVALIVVDASSQNAIVIVAGGNRRLTPEVLAGFDTKLAQADVIICQLEVPMDTVAYTLKRGRELGKVVILNPAPATGPLPSAWLPMIDYLIPNESEAAALSGLAVDSLASAEKAANKLLEAGVAKVIITLGAQGSLFADGQGVQHFPAPKVQPVDTTAAGDTFVGGFAAALAQGKSEAQAIQFGQIAAALSVTRAGAQPSIPHFNDVQSFHQP, from the coding sequence ATGCAAGCAAACGTAGTGGTAGTGGGCAGCTTAAACATGGATTTGGTCACTCGGGCGCAACGCCTGCCGCGTGCAGGTGAAACCTTGGCCGGTGAATCGTTTACCACCGTGCCGGGCGGTAAAGGTGCCAATCAAGCGGTGGCTGCGGCACGGCTGGGCGCCCACGTCGCGATGGTGGGTTGCGTCGGGGACGACGCGTATGGTGAACAGCTGCGTGCCGCATTGTTGACTGAACAGATTGATTGTGAGGCGGTGACCATCGCGACAGGTGTTTCCAGCGGCGTCGCGCTCATCGTGGTGGATGCCAGCAGCCAGAACGCGATTGTCATCGTGGCGGGTGGCAACCGGCGGTTAACCCCTGAGGTATTAGCAGGCTTTGACACCAAACTGGCTCAGGCCGACGTGATCATCTGCCAGCTTGAAGTCCCGATGGACACCGTCGCGTACACCCTCAAGCGCGGTCGTGAATTGGGCAAGGTTGTCATCCTTAACCCGGCACCGGCCACGGGTCCATTGCCGAGCGCCTGGTTGCCGATGATCGATTATTTGATTCCTAATGAAAGCGAGGCCGCTGCATTGAGCGGGCTGGCGGTGGACTCTCTGGCATCCGCCGAAAAAGCCGCGAACAAGCTGCTCGAAGCGGGCGTCGCAAAAGTCATCATCACCTTGGGCGCTCAGGGGTCGCTGTTCGCCGACGGTCAAGGTGTTCAGCATTTTCCGGCGCCCAAGGTCCAGCCGGTTGACACCACTGCGGCGGGCGACACCTTCGTCGGTGGTTTTGCCGCGGCATTGGCGCAGGGCAAGAGCGAGGCTCAGGCCATCCAGTTTGGTCAGATTGCTGCGGCCTTGTCGGTCACGCGGGCGGGAGCACAACCTTCCATCCCCCACTTCAATGACGTTCAGAGTTTTCATCAACCATGA
- the rbsD gene encoding D-ribose pyranase: MKKTPLLNIALSRVIASLGHGDILMIVDAGMPVPPGVELIDLALTPGIPDFASVLRIVLTEMQVESHVIAEEMFDKQPPALVVVEGLHLQGGLGRQCSVSHDELKKLSRSARAIVRTGECQPYTNIALVAGVTF, from the coding sequence ATGAAAAAGACACCGCTGCTCAATATCGCTTTGTCGCGGGTTATCGCTTCGTTGGGCCATGGCGACATCTTGATGATCGTCGATGCCGGGATGCCGGTGCCGCCGGGTGTCGAGCTTATCGATTTGGCGCTGACCCCAGGCATTCCCGATTTCGCCAGCGTGTTGCGGATCGTCCTGACAGAAATGCAGGTCGAGAGCCATGTGATTGCCGAGGAGATGTTTGATAAACAACCTCCGGCATTGGTTGTCGTTGAAGGCCTGCACCTCCAGGGTGGCTTGGGCCGGCAGTGTTCGGTCAGTCATGATGAGCTAAAAAAACTGAGCCGTTCGGCACGAGCCATCGTGCGCACGGGTGAATGCCAGCCGTATACCAATATCGCTCTTGTCGCAGGCGTCACCTTCTAA
- a CDS encoding nucleoside hydrolase, whose product MSRYTHYLQQLVRSVLLLSLLSVSAVQAAEKRDLIIDTDPGADDVVALLLALASPEELNVLAITTVAGNVRLDKTSRNARLAREWAGREEVPVYAGAPKPLVRTPIYAENIHGQEGLPGVAVHEPKVGLAKGNAVDYLIETLSKAPPHSITLALLGPETNLALALIQAPHITQGIKEVIVMGGAHFNGGNITPVAEFNMFADPHAAQVVLASGVKLTYIPLDVTHKILTSEARLKQIEALNNQAGKLVGDILNEYVKADMVHYGLPGGPVHDASVIAYLLKPELFSGKQVNLAIDTREGITFGQTVVDWYDTLKQDKNVFWVENGDAQGFFDLLTARLGRLK is encoded by the coding sequence ATGTCACGCTATACCCACTACCTGCAACAACTTGTTCGGAGTGTCCTGCTTTTGTCCTTACTCAGTGTTAGCGCTGTGCAGGCCGCCGAAAAACGCGACCTGATCATCGATACCGATCCGGGCGCAGACGATGTGGTGGCGCTGCTGTTGGCATTGGCGTCGCCTGAAGAGTTGAATGTGCTGGCCATCACCACCGTGGCCGGTAATGTGCGGTTGGATAAGACCTCACGCAATGCCCGGTTGGCCCGGGAATGGGCGGGGCGCGAAGAAGTGCCTGTCTACGCAGGCGCACCCAAACCTTTAGTGCGCACGCCGATTTACGCCGAAAACATCCATGGTCAAGAAGGCCTGCCCGGTGTCGCGGTGCATGAGCCCAAAGTGGGGTTGGCCAAAGGTAATGCGGTGGATTACCTGATTGAAACCTTGAGCAAAGCGCCGCCGCACAGTATTACCCTAGCGTTACTCGGCCCAGAGACCAATCTGGCACTGGCGCTGATACAAGCGCCGCACATCACTCAGGGCATTAAAGAAGTCATCGTCATGGGCGGCGCGCACTTCAACGGTGGCAATATCACGCCCGTCGCGGAATTCAACATGTTTGCCGACCCGCACGCCGCGCAGGTGGTGCTGGCCAGCGGCGTGAAACTGACGTACATCCCATTGGACGTTACTCATAAAATCCTAACCAGCGAGGCGCGACTCAAACAGATTGAGGCGCTAAACAATCAAGCGGGTAAGTTGGTCGGCGATATTCTTAACGAATACGTCAAGGCCGACATGGTGCATTACGGTCTGCCGGGTGGCCCGGTACATGACGCCAGCGTCATTGCTTACTTACTTAAACCAGAGCTGTTTTCCGGCAAGCAAGTCAACCTGGCGATAGACACTCGCGAGGGCATTACTTTCGGCCAGACCGTGGTTGATTGGTACGACACGCTCAAGCAAGACAAGAACGTATTCTGGGTTGAAAACGGCGATGCCCAAGGGTTCTTTGACCTGCTGACCGCGCGGCTGGGTCGCTTGAAGTAA
- a CDS encoding I78 family peptidase inhibitor, protein MPWKFASFGVVVAAALLAGCGTKPMPAQDPGVTEEGRSSCNAAAANFAVGKKASPELLEQARIKAGAWSVRLLKPDTIVTLEYRSDRLNVNADDSATITRVNCG, encoded by the coding sequence ATGCCTTGGAAGTTTGCATCGTTTGGTGTTGTGGTCGCAGCAGCCTTACTGGCTGGGTGTGGCACGAAACCAATGCCCGCCCAGGACCCGGGAGTCACGGAGGAGGGGCGCAGCAGTTGCAACGCTGCCGCCGCTAATTTCGCCGTGGGTAAGAAAGCATCACCCGAACTGTTGGAGCAAGCTCGGATCAAGGCCGGCGCCTGGAGCGTTCGACTGCTTAAGCCCGATACTATCGTGACGCTCGAATACCGTTCAGATCGCCTGAATGTTAATGCGGATGATTCGGCGACGATCACTCGCGTCAATTGCGGCTAA
- a CDS encoding cold-shock protein, with amino-acid sequence MSNRQTGTVKWFNDEKGFGFITPQGGGDDLFVHFKAIESDGFKSLKEGQTVSFVAEKGQKGMQAAQVRSE; translated from the coding sequence ATGTCTAATCGCCAAACCGGCACCGTAAAATGGTTCAACGATGAAAAAGGCTTCGGCTTTATCACTCCTCAGGGTGGCGGTGACGACCTGTTCGTACACTTCAAAGCTATCGAAAGCGACGGTTTCAAAAGCCTGAAAGAAGGCCAGACTGTTTCGTTCGTGGCTGAGAAAGGCCAGAAGGGCATGCAAGCTGCTCAGGTTCGCAGCGAGTAA